In Lacibacter sp. H375, one DNA window encodes the following:
- a CDS encoding adenosylcobinamide-GDP ribazoletransferase, with protein sequence MRKQVEIFFTALMFYTRIPCPKWVTHDPEYLNKATRYFPFIGWIVGGVCALVYMGTEFFLGAPIAILLSMIAGVLTTGAFHEDGFADVCDGFGGGWTKQKILDIMKDSRVGAYGVIGMILILLLKYSSLNSVPFSQMWMVLLAAHSFSRLCAVLVVSTSVYVRENDDAKAKPLAKSITAKEIVPAFLFGLAPLLLFQRVDILYALILPLLGTFFLRRYFHKWIGGYTGDCLGATQQVTEVLFYLGLLAYWKIEYILL encoded by the coding sequence ATGCGCAAACAGGTTGAAATATTTTTTACCGCATTAATGTTTTATACAAGGATCCCCTGTCCCAAATGGGTAACGCATGATCCGGAATATCTCAACAAGGCCACACGCTATTTCCCCTTCATTGGCTGGATCGTTGGAGGCGTTTGTGCATTAGTATATATGGGTACTGAGTTTTTTCTTGGCGCACCCATTGCCATTCTACTATCAATGATTGCAGGTGTATTAACAACAGGTGCTTTTCATGAAGATGGTTTTGCCGATGTATGCGATGGTTTTGGTGGCGGCTGGACAAAACAAAAAATACTCGACATTATGAAGGATAGTCGGGTTGGTGCATACGGGGTAATAGGTATGATCCTGATCCTGTTATTGAAGTACTCATCATTAAACTCAGTTCCTTTCAGCCAAATGTGGATGGTATTGTTGGCTGCACATAGTTTTTCCCGTTTGTGTGCAGTGCTTGTTGTTTCAACAAGTGTATATGTTCGGGAGAATGATGACGCAAAAGCAAAACCATTGGCCAAATCAATTACAGCAAAAGAAATTGTTCCGGCTTTCTTGTTTGGATTAGCCCCGTTATTGCTTTTTCAACGTGTGGATATTTTATATGCACTCATTCTTCCACTCCTTGGCACATTTTTTCTTAGAAGATATTTTCATAAATGGATTGGTGGGTACACGGGTGATTGTTTAGGCGCCACGCAGCAGGTAACAGAGGTGTTGTTTTACCTTGGCTTGCTGGCTTATTGGAAAATCGAGTATATACTTTTGTAA
- the cobC gene encoding alpha-ribazole phosphatase has translation MSTEIYLIRHTTPAVEKGTCYGQADLDVTESFFDEAALIKEYLPASIKSVYASPLQRCSKLAQHLFPSYNISYHDDLKEINCGEWELRKWDDIPQEIVMPWMNDFVNVRIPGGESYLDLFARTTSIFQNIAEKKESAAIVSHGGVLRSILSHLTNTALIDSFNVFKLQYGCVVKLYLQEDQFAHEVLHNVQSTSEQHKPSFK, from the coding sequence ATGAGTACAGAAATCTATCTCATACGCCATACAACCCCTGCTGTTGAAAAAGGTACTTGCTACGGACAGGCTGATCTTGATGTAACCGAAAGTTTTTTCGATGAAGCAGCATTGATCAAAGAATATTTACCTGCAAGTATTAAATCGGTTTATGCAAGTCCGTTGCAGCGTTGCAGTAAACTGGCCCAACATTTATTTCCCTCATACAATATTTCTTACCACGACGATTTGAAAGAAATTAATTGTGGTGAATGGGAGCTTCGCAAGTGGGATGATATTCCACAAGAAATTGTAATGCCATGGATGAATGACTTTGTAAATGTGCGGATACCTGGCGGTGAAAGCTATCTCGATCTGTTTGCACGCACCACAAGCATTTTCCAAAACATTGCGGAGAAAAAAGAAAGTGCCGCCATCGTTTCGCATGGCGGTGTATTGCGGAGCATTTTATCCCATCTAACCAATACTGCATTGATCGATTCGTTCAACGTATTTAAACTGCAATATGGTTGTGTTGTAAAATTATACTTGCAGGAAGATCAGTTTGCACATGAAGTGTTGCATAATGTTCAAAGCACATCTGAGCAACATAAACCTAGCTTTAAATAG
- a CDS encoding MarC family protein: protein MNFDFSLSQLLTVSFTLFAVIDIIGSIPLLIAMKDKMGAIREFKATLISGALMILFLFVGESFLQMLGVDRRSFAVAGSIVIFVLGLEMVLGHEFFKSDKNAKSGTVVPIAFPIIAGSGTLTTIMSLGANYSDLVILVAILLNLILVFFVLKSLKWIEKLLGPAGLLAVRKFFGVILLAIAVKIFAGNAGGLIK, encoded by the coding sequence ATGAACTTCGACTTCAGCCTCAGCCAGCTGCTTACTGTTTCGTTTACTTTATTTGCTGTGATCGATATTATCGGTTCTATCCCATTGCTGATTGCAATGAAGGATAAGATGGGCGCCATTCGTGAATTTAAAGCAACACTTATTTCCGGTGCATTAATGATCCTGTTTTTATTTGTGGGCGAATCGTTTTTGCAAATGCTGGGTGTCGATCGTCGTTCCTTTGCTGTTGCAGGTTCCATTGTGATCTTTGTGTTGGGGTTGGAAATGGTACTGGGTCACGAATTTTTCAAAAGCGATAAAAATGCAAAAAGCGGAACGGTGGTGCCTATCGCCTTCCCCATTATTGCAGGAAGCGGAACCCTCACCACCATTATGTCGTTGGGTGCCAACTATTCCGATCTTGTAATACTTGTAGCCATCCTTTTAAACCTGATATTAGTATTCTTTGTCCTCAAATCACTAAAGTGGATCGAGAAATTGTTAGGTCCTGCAGGTTTACTTGCTGTGCGAAAATTTTTTGGCGTAATATTGCTGGCCATTGCAGTAAAAATATTTGCAGGTAATGCAGGAGGATTGATCAAATAG
- the ygiD gene encoding 4,5-DOPA-extradiol-dioxygenase produces the protein MHINKAIVHARKQFITTVLTGAAGMTGLAAFNRFTDELKEEDQLMPVLFIGHGSPMNGIEDNEFSRRWAKMATEIPTPKAVLVVSAHWFSKGTHITAMDFPETIHDFGGFPQALFDVQYPAPGSPELAKETKSLIHSADVGLSHDWGLDHGTWTIIRHMYPKANIPVLQLSIDYTKGPQYHYDLAKELYSLRKKAVLIIGSGNMVHNLRMVA, from the coding sequence TTGCATATTAATAAAGCAATCGTTCATGCACGGAAACAATTTATAACAACAGTATTAACAGGAGCAGCAGGTATGACAGGCTTGGCAGCGTTCAATCGCTTTACAGATGAGTTGAAAGAAGAAGATCAATTGATGCCGGTGTTGTTCATTGGTCATGGTTCGCCCATGAATGGAATTGAAGACAATGAATTTAGCAGAAGATGGGCGAAGATGGCCACTGAAATTCCAACACCCAAAGCAGTGTTGGTTGTATCGGCGCATTGGTTTTCGAAAGGAACACATATTACTGCAATGGATTTTCCTGAAACCATTCACGACTTTGGCGGTTTTCCGCAGGCGTTGTTCGATGTGCAGTACCCTGCACCGGGTTCACCTGAATTGGCAAAGGAAACAAAGTCGTTGATTCATTCGGCAGATGTTGGCTTAAGTCACGACTGGGGATTGGATCATGGAACGTGGACCATCATTCGTCATATGTATCCCAAAGCAAACATTCCTGTGCTGCAATTAAGTATTGATTATACCAAAGGGCCGCAATACCATTATGATCTTGCAAAAGAGTTGTACAGCTTACGTAAGAAAGCTGTGCTGATCATTGGCAGCGGCAACATGGTACATAATTTACGCATGGTGGCATAG
- a CDS encoding NAD(P)-dependent oxidoreductase, with the protein MKIAVIGATGFVGSAIVNELKHRGHQITGIARNTEKLPSAENVTAVNADINSEEELIKAVEGHDTVISSYNAGWTNPNLYTDFLEGSKRIQSAVKKAGVEHLFIIGGAGSLHTATGDQFVDLPQFPAEWKPGALAARDYLNVIREEKDLKWTFLSPALEMHQGTSGERKGTYRKGNDTPVFDENNRSVISVEDMAIAIADEVEQKQHIQQRFTVAY; encoded by the coding sequence ATGAAAATAGCAGTAATAGGCGCAACAGGTTTTGTTGGCTCGGCAATCGTAAATGAATTAAAGCATAGAGGACATCAGATAACTGGTATTGCACGCAATACAGAAAAACTTCCTTCAGCAGAAAATGTAACAGCTGTAAATGCTGATATCAACAGCGAAGAAGAATTGATCAAAGCAGTGGAAGGTCATGATACAGTGATCAGCTCGTACAATGCAGGATGGACAAATCCAAACCTGTACACTGATTTCCTGGAAGGATCAAAACGTATTCAATCAGCAGTGAAGAAAGCGGGTGTTGAACATTTATTTATAATTGGTGGTGCTGGCAGTTTACATACAGCTACAGGTGATCAGTTTGTTGATCTTCCACAGTTTCCTGCAGAATGGAAACCGGGTGCATTGGCAGCAAGAGATTACCTGAATGTGATCAGAGAAGAAAAAGATTTGAAGTGGACATTTTTAAGTCCTGCTTTGGAAATGCACCAGGGAACTTCAGGTGAACGCAAAGGAACTTACAGAAAAGGGAATGATACACCTGTGTTTGATGAAAATAACAGGAGTGTTATTTCAGTAGAAGATATGGCAATTGCTATTGCAGATGAAGTGGAGCAGAAGCAACATATTCAACAACGTTTTACAGTTGCATATTAA
- a CDS encoding DoxX family protein, whose amino-acid sequence MKKLTSIHISQKGIDLAILFTRITAAALMLSHGLPKLGMLFSGNGNQFPAVLGMSGELSLTLTVFAEVICSVFILFGLGTRLAVIPLIITMLVAVLYIHSSDPFAKQEPGIQYLILYVILFITGSGKYSIDYLLHRKKSLPAWTNR is encoded by the coding sequence ATGAAAAAATTAACAAGTATTCACATTAGCCAAAAAGGTATTGACCTGGCTATACTCTTCACACGTATTACAGCTGCTGCATTAATGCTGTCGCATGGTTTACCAAAACTAGGAATGTTGTTCTCAGGTAATGGAAATCAATTTCCTGCTGTACTTGGCATGAGCGGTGAACTATCATTAACGTTAACCGTATTTGCAGAAGTGATCTGTTCTGTATTTATCCTGTTTGGATTAGGTACAAGGCTGGCAGTAATTCCGTTGATCATTACCATGCTCGTAGCAGTATTGTATATCCACTCATCTGATCCGTTTGCAAAGCAAGAACCGGGTATTCAATATCTCATACTGTATGTAATACTTTTTATTACCGGCAGTGGAAAATATTCAATTGACTATTTGCTGCATCGCAAAAAATCACTACCGGCCTGGACAAACAGATAA
- a CDS encoding YceI family protein encodes MKKVAIILSVFFLATAFTTVAVWKNDKAHSQLAFTITHLGVSDVSGTFNDFDVEVKTSKPDFSDAEFTLSAKTASIDTRIEMRDNHLKSADFFDAAKYPEISFKSTGIKSVGKNKYKLTGDLTLKGITKPVVLDLLYRGVIENPMSKKPTAGFQLSGTIKRSDFALGNGFPAPMLSDEVLIKADGEFAQ; translated from the coding sequence ATGAAAAAGGTAGCAATTATTCTTTCGGTATTCTTTTTAGCAACAGCATTTACAACTGTTGCGGTGTGGAAAAATGACAAAGCACATTCTCAACTTGCATTTACTATTACTCACTTAGGTGTTTCTGATGTATCGGGTACATTTAATGATTTTGATGTAGAAGTAAAAACATCAAAACCAGACTTCAGTGATGCTGAATTTACGCTCTCAGCTAAAACAGCATCTATTGACACACGTATTGAAATGAGAGATAACCACTTAAAAAGTGCCGATTTTTTTGATGCAGCAAAATACCCTGAGATCAGCTTTAAAAGCACGGGAATTAAAAGCGTTGGCAAGAACAAGTATAAACTCACAGGTGACCTTACATTAAAAGGTATTACTAAGCCAGTTGTATTAGACTTGTTGTATAGAGGTGTAATTGAAAACCCTATGAGCAAAAAACCAACAGCAGGTTTTCAGTTATCAGGCACAATCAAACGTTCAGACTTTGCATTAGGTAATGGTTTTCCTGCACCAATGCTCAGCGATGAAGTACTCATTAAAGCAGACGGTGAATTTGCACAATAA
- a CDS encoding NADPH-dependent F420 reductase, translated as MQTKRTIAIIGASGNMGSAIAKSLAKGNDRLLLFSKELDKVEALKAAIISEFPLADIDGMTCPMHASWEADIIILATPYEAQAEIADSIREVANQKIVISIANPLNASYDALVTNPETSAAEELQALLPHAKVVKAFNTTYAANFTQTVIDGKQADAFIAGNNEAALQTTAELVKTTGFNPIIAGKLSVSRTLEAMQLLLIQLTMKYNYNWLAGWKILHQ; from the coding sequence ATGCAAACAAAAAGAACCATCGCAATTATAGGAGCTTCCGGTAACATGGGCTCTGCTATTGCCAAGTCACTTGCAAAAGGGAACGACAGGTTATTGCTGTTCAGCAAAGAGCTTGACAAAGTGGAAGCATTAAAGGCAGCGATCATAAGTGAATTTCCGTTAGCAGATATTGACGGTATGACTTGTCCTATGCATGCAAGCTGGGAAGCTGATATTATTATACTCGCTACACCTTATGAAGCACAGGCAGAAATTGCTGATTCGATAAGAGAAGTAGCCAATCAAAAAATTGTTATCAGTATTGCCAATCCACTCAATGCATCATACGATGCGCTTGTTACCAATCCGGAGACAAGTGCTGCAGAAGAATTGCAGGCTTTGTTGCCACATGCAAAAGTGGTGAAAGCATTTAACACTACTTACGCTGCAAATTTTACGCAAACAGTTATCGATGGCAAACAGGCCGATGCATTTATTGCCGGTAACAACGAAGCTGCTTTGCAGACAACTGCAGAATTGGTGAAGACCACCGGTTTCAATCCCATCATAGCAGGTAAACTTTCTGTAAGCCGTACTCTCGAAGCAATGCAGTTATTGCTGATACAACTTACCATGAAATATAATTATAACTGGCTCGCAGGTTGGAAGATCCTGCATCAATAA
- a CDS encoding Crp/Fnr family transcriptional regulator: MFELLIKSIQEKVPSTEEDLRLCKTHFTPKRLRRKQFLLQEGDVCNRMAFIEKGALYSYTTDAKGGQRVMQFAFEGFWISDLYSFFTREESKLNIEALEDCELLLLDHEQHDYLLKNVRQYETYVRMLYQNAYVALQQRLEGTIGLTAEEKYSHLVDQYSTIVNRVPQHLIASYLGITPETLSRIRKQMASR, translated from the coding sequence ATGTTTGAACTTCTCATTAAAAGTATCCAGGAAAAAGTACCATCAACTGAAGAGGATCTGCGGCTGTGTAAAACGCATTTCACACCAAAACGGTTAAGGCGCAAGCAATTTTTGCTGCAAGAGGGTGATGTGTGCAACCGTATGGCTTTTATTGAAAAAGGAGCATTGTATTCTTACACTACCGATGCAAAAGGCGGACAGCGTGTAATGCAGTTTGCGTTTGAAGGATTTTGGATATCTGATCTGTATAGTTTTTTTACAAGAGAAGAATCGAAACTCAACATCGAAGCACTGGAAGATTGCGAATTGTTGTTACTTGATCATGAACAACATGATTACCTGTTAAAAAATGTTCGTCAGTATGAAACCTATGTCCGTATGTTATACCAGAATGCTTATGTGGCCTTACAGCAACGGCTGGAAGGAACGATTGGTCTTACGGCTGAAGAAAAATATTCGCACCTTGTTGATCAATACTCAACAATTGTAAATCGTGTGCCGCAACATTTGATCGCTTCTTACTTAGGAATTACTCCCGAAACACTCAGCCGCATACGCAAGCAGATGGCCTCCCGGTAA
- a CDS encoding sulfite exporter TauE/SafE family protein: protein MDIVIICIAAFLVAILTFFSGFGLGTILTPVFMLFFPVELAIALTGIVHFCNNLFKLFLVGAKADKDVLIRFGVPAVIAAFVGAWLLLQITDLQPLFSYNIGSKTIDVYPIKFIVSVLLLIFAIIELLPYFKHLQFNKNKLPIGGILSGFFGGLSGNQGALRSAFLIKAGLSKETFIGTAVVVSTFVDFTRLSVYASRFSKVGIKENFVVIICAVASGIAGSYLGLKLLKKVTLAFIQKLVAVLLIVLSVALGTGLI from the coding sequence ATGGACATCGTTATCATCTGTATCGCCGCTTTTCTTGTTGCCATTCTTACATTTTTTTCAGGTTTTGGTTTGGGTACGATCCTCACGCCTGTTTTTATGTTGTTCTTCCCTGTTGAACTGGCTATTGCGTTAACAGGTATTGTCCATTTTTGTAATAATTTATTTAAACTCTTTCTCGTAGGTGCAAAAGCCGATAAAGATGTATTGATTAGGTTTGGGGTACCCGCTGTTATTGCGGCATTCGTTGGAGCATGGCTGCTATTACAGATAACTGATCTGCAACCATTGTTTTCTTACAACATCGGAAGTAAAACGATTGATGTATATCCTATAAAATTTATTGTTTCTGTTTTACTGCTCATCTTTGCAATTATTGAACTACTACCTTATTTCAAACATCTCCAGTTCAATAAAAACAAATTACCGATCGGTGGAATACTCAGCGGCTTCTTTGGCGGACTATCCGGTAACCAAGGAGCATTACGCAGCGCCTTTCTCATTAAAGCAGGTTTATCAAAAGAAACATTCATCGGCACTGCAGTGGTTGTATCAACTTTTGTTGATTTCACACGGTTGTCAGTTTATGCAAGCCGTTTTAGCAAAGTGGGTATTAAAGAAAATTTTGTAGTGATCATTTGTGCAGTAGCATCTGGCATTGCCGGTTCTTACCTTGGGCTAAAACTATTAAAGAAAGTAACACTTGCATTTATACAAAAGCTGGTAGCTGTATTGCTGATCGTTCTTTCTGTTGCACTAGGCACAGGCCTTATTTAA
- a CDS encoding zinc dependent phospholipase C family protein: MKKTLFVVVLLLLSEQCFCWGFFGHRKINYLAVFLLPPDMIGFYKTHIDFLTEHSVDPDKRRYAIPEEGPRHYIDIDHYGSYPFSELPHNYDSAVTKFSADTVNAYGIVPWWVQTMLWRLTTAFKEKNQVKILKLSAEIGHYIADAHVPLHASHNHNGQFTNQNGIHGFWESRVPELLAEKEFDFWIDKAAHIKNPGQFIWTRVLESAAAADTVLRYEKELTQSFPADQKYSFENRNGITIRTYSTAFTTTYNNKLNGMIERRMRQSIFAVASFWYTAWVNAGQPDLKKLSNKEFTIEELKEFEELNNNWRNGKIVGREHD; the protein is encoded by the coding sequence ATGAAGAAAACTTTATTCGTTGTTGTTTTATTACTCCTCTCAGAACAATGTTTCTGCTGGGGATTTTTTGGACACCGCAAGATCAATTACCTGGCGGTGTTTTTATTGCCGCCGGATATGATCGGGTTTTACAAAACACATATTGATTTTCTTACAGAACATTCAGTTGATCCCGATAAACGCCGCTATGCAATTCCGGAAGAAGGGCCACGTCATTATATAGATATTGATCATTACGGCTCTTATCCGTTTTCTGAATTGCCGCACAACTATGATAGTGCTGTGACTAAATTCAGTGCCGACACAGTAAATGCCTATGGTATTGTTCCATGGTGGGTGCAAACAATGTTATGGCGATTAACCACTGCATTTAAAGAAAAGAACCAGGTCAAAATTTTAAAGCTGAGTGCAGAGATCGGCCATTACATTGCTGATGCACATGTACCCTTACATGCTTCGCATAATCATAACGGACAATTCACCAATCAAAATGGTATTCATGGTTTTTGGGAAAGCCGTGTACCGGAGTTATTAGCCGAAAAAGAATTTGATTTCTGGATTGATAAAGCAGCGCATATTAAAAACCCCGGACAATTTATATGGACAAGAGTATTGGAAAGTGCTGCAGCGGCCGATACGGTGTTGCGTTATGAAAAAGAGCTCACGCAGAGTTTTCCTGCCGACCAGAAGTATTCGTTTGAAAACAGGAATGGCATAACAATAAGAACCTATTCAACAGCCTTTACCACTACCTATAATAATAAACTGAATGGGATGATTGAACGCCGCATGCGGCAAAGCATTTTTGCTGTAGCAAGTTTTTGGTACACGGCATGGGTGAATGCCGGTCAGCCCGATCTGAAAAAACTCAGTAACAAAGAATTTACTATTGAAGAGTTAAAAGAATTTGAAGAACTGAATAACAACTGGCGTAATGGAAAAATTGTTGGGCGAGAGCATGATTAA
- a CDS encoding DUF502 domain-containing protein, whose amino-acid sequence MFKTFNYKRLFQYFLQGLLVLAPIVVTGYALFWIVTSIDELIPIFTFTDDEGKVIVRNFGLGFLIIIGAICLVGYLSTFFIQSRIFNLFDHWLEKVPGIKFIYTTVKDFFEAFAGEKKKFNRPVLANIDDNDVWRVGFLTREDTEDFGLKDYVAVYVPMSYSIAGNVYLIPANRIKSLEGQLTGTEAMKFAISGGVTKMDEEIDEQISKEEKALKQ is encoded by the coding sequence ATGTTTAAAACCTTTAATTACAAACGATTATTCCAATACTTTTTGCAAGGCTTACTGGTGTTAGCACCAATTGTGGTTACCGGCTATGCGTTGTTTTGGATCGTGACAAGTATAGACGAACTGATCCCCATTTTTACTTTTACTGATGATGAAGGAAAAGTAATTGTCCGCAATTTTGGGCTGGGCTTCCTCATAATAATTGGTGCAATTTGTTTGGTAGGTTACCTCAGTACCTTTTTTATTCAAAGCCGTATTTTCAATTTGTTTGATCATTGGCTGGAGAAAGTACCCGGTATCAAGTTTATTTATACTACCGTAAAAGATTTTTTTGAAGCATTTGCAGGGGAGAAGAAAAAATTCAACCGGCCGGTGCTGGCGAACATAGATGATAACGATGTGTGGCGTGTGGGTTTTCTCACGAGAGAAGATACAGAAGACTTTGGGTTGAAAGATTATGTTGCTGTTTATGTGCCCATGAGTTATTCGATTGCAGGCAATGTTTATCTTATACCAGCCAACCGTATTAAATCACTTGAAGGACAGTTGACAGGTACAGAAGCTATGAAATTTGCGATCAGCGGAGGTGTTACAAAAATGGATGAAGAGATCGATGAACAAATATCGAAAGAAGAGAAAGCACTCAAGCAATAG
- a CDS encoding TetR/AcrR family transcriptional regulator, producing the protein MDTKERIQKKAHELFLRYGIRSVSMDDIAAQLGMSKKTIYQFFSEKDELVTAVMDEEVNYTQHKCEMCQVDARNAVDEIFLTLERVLEQFSNLNPMVLYDAEKFHPKAFEKFRKMKEEFLLQVVAHNIRRGIEEELYRDTINVDMMSRYRVETMMVPFAMAAAAPSKYNLVDVSRETIEHFVFGLATLKGHKLIMKYKEEQQKRKSKP; encoded by the coding sequence ATGGATACAAAAGAAAGAATACAGAAAAAGGCGCATGAACTGTTTTTGCGGTACGGCATCCGGTCGGTTTCAATGGACGACATTGCTGCACAGCTGGGCATGAGTAAAAAAACCATTTACCAGTTCTTTTCAGAGAAAGATGAACTGGTAACTGCTGTGATGGATGAAGAGGTGAACTACACACAGCATAAATGTGAAATGTGCCAGGTGGATGCACGCAATGCAGTTGATGAAATATTTCTAACGCTGGAACGTGTGCTTGAACAGTTCTCGAACCTGAACCCGATGGTGTTGTACGATGCAGAAAAGTTTCATCCAAAAGCGTTTGAAAAATTCAGGAAGATGAAAGAAGAGTTCCTGTTGCAGGTGGTGGCACATAACATACGCAGAGGAATTGAAGAAGAGCTCTATCGTGATACCATTAATGTAGATATGATGAGCCGCTACCGTGTTGAAACGATGATGGTGCCTTTTGCCATGGCTGCAGCAGCGCCAAGCAAATACAACCTGGTAGATGTATCAAGAGAAACCATTGAACACTTTGTGTTTGGTTTGGCTACACTAAAAGGACACAAATTGATCATGAAATATAAAGAAGAACAACAAAAGAGAAAAAGTAAACCTTAA
- a CDS encoding TolC family protein, whose amino-acid sequence MKKTTRNKWLVFALLLLGFQSTQAQTEYKLTVKEAVDLALNNVADIKNLRIDSLKQEAQNKEIVGSALPQVSGSGQVAHYLTLPKILFPSAGKTDVYTVLNQEGVKDGSGNTIQPKQDFTVQEFSFVQPWSITAGVSLNQLLFQPDVFVGLIARKTSIEYAKENIKVQEEKTREQVQKAYYQVLIAEQQLGVLQQSLQRFQKLLSDQEQLFKNGFIEKLDIDKTTVSYNNTKSSETQLKNVIELGYAALKFSMGLTQADKIVLTEKLTTQTVKENILDDGSFNYNNRSEVRLLNTVQKLQQLDVRRQKLGYAPTLAFFYQFQQQGQLNKNFSAFTGQNWFWFNSNLIGLNLTVPIFDGFQRKYKIHQAQYTLEKTVNTMENVKKAIDLEKTSSQINLRNAIINMDAQQKNLELAERVYNTTKKKYEQGVGSSFEVLQADTEFQRAQGNYFDALYNAVVARISYFKAIGQLN is encoded by the coding sequence ATGAAAAAAACAACAAGAAACAAGTGGCTCGTGTTTGCACTGCTGCTGCTTGGTTTCCAATCAACACAAGCGCAAACAGAGTATAAGCTAACGGTAAAAGAAGCAGTAGACCTGGCATTGAATAATGTTGCTGACATTAAAAACCTCCGCATTGATTCGCTAAAGCAGGAAGCACAAAACAAAGAGATCGTTGGATCAGCTTTGCCACAAGTATCAGGAAGCGGCCAGGTGGCACATTATCTTACATTACCTAAGATTCTTTTTCCCAGTGCAGGTAAAACAGATGTATATACTGTATTGAACCAGGAAGGTGTAAAAGATGGAAGCGGCAATACCATTCAGCCAAAACAGGATTTTACAGTGCAGGAATTCAGCTTTGTGCAACCATGGAGTATCACTGCAGGTGTAAGTTTAAATCAATTGCTGTTTCAACCAGATGTATTTGTTGGCCTTATTGCCCGCAAAACTTCTATTGAATATGCAAAAGAAAACATCAAAGTGCAGGAAGAAAAAACACGTGAGCAGGTACAGAAAGCTTACTACCAGGTTTTAATTGCTGAACAACAACTGGGAGTATTGCAGCAAAGCCTGCAACGGTTCCAAAAATTGCTGAGCGATCAGGAGCAACTGTTTAAGAATGGTTTTATTGAAAAACTGGATATCGACAAAACAACAGTTAGCTATAACAATACCAAGTCGAGTGAAACACAATTGAAGAATGTTATTGAGTTGGGCTACGCAGCATTAAAATTCAGTATGGGTCTTACTCAAGCAGACAAAATTGTGCTCACTGAAAAACTTACAACGCAAACTGTAAAAGAAAATATTCTCGATGATGGAAGCTTCAATTATAATAACCGTAGTGAGGTTCGTTTACTAAACACTGTTCAAAAACTACAGCAGCTTGATGTAAGACGTCAGAAACTTGGCTATGCACCAACATTGGCTTTTTTCTACCAGTTTCAACAGCAAGGTCAGTTAAATAAAAACTTCTCTGCGTTCACAGGTCAAAACTGGTTTTGGTTCAACTCTAATCTTATTGGCTTGAATTTAACCGTTCCCATCTTCGATGGCTTTCAGCGTAAGTATAAAATTCACCAGGCTCAATACACGTTGGAAAAGACTGTGAACACTATGGAAAATGTGAAAAAAGCAATCGACCTTGAAAAAACATCGTCACAGATCAATTTGCGTAATGCCATTATTAATATGGATGCACAGCAAAAGAATCTTGAACTGGCGGAACGTGTTTACAATACCACGAAGAAAAAATATGAACAAGGTGTAGGTAGCAGCTTTGAAGTATTGCAGGCCGATACTGAATTTCAACGTGCGCAGGGTAACTACTTTGATGCCTTGTATAACGCAGTGGTAGCTCGCATCAGTTATTTTAAAGCCATTGGACAATTAAACTAA